Proteins from a genomic interval of Rhodothermus marinus:
- the lpdA gene encoding dihydrolipoyl dehydrogenase, giving the protein MANNARYDVVVIGSGPGGYETAIRASQLGFKTAIIEKNKLGGVCLNIGCIPTKALLKSAEMVAEARNLEAYGLKLKGEVEPDFAKVIERSRAVADKMSKGVAFLMKKNKIDVIWGQARLVGKGKIDVQPSVNMDGEKIGEPRTVEATHIILATGARARQIPALPVDGKKIITYKEAMLQKEQPKRLVIVGAGAIGVEFAYFYHHMGTEVTLIELMDRIVPVEDAEISKELERAYRKMGIKVMTGAQVESVDTKGKELKVKVKTKNGEEIIKADQVLSAVGVVGNIEDLGLEDLGVETKPGQIVVDQFYRTNVEGIYAIGDVAGPPWLAHKASHEGILCVEKIAGKEVQPLNYNNIPGCTYCQPQIASVGYTEEKAREAGYDIKVGKFPFTASGKATALGHTEGFVKVIFDAKYGEFLGCHIIGHDATELIAEAVTARTLETTYHEIIESIHPHPTLSEAIMEAARAAIGEPINI; this is encoded by the coding sequence ATGGCTAATAACGCCCGTTACGACGTCGTGGTGATCGGGTCCGGTCCCGGCGGCTACGAGACCGCCATCCGGGCCTCCCAGCTCGGCTTCAAGACCGCTATCATCGAAAAGAACAAGCTCGGCGGCGTCTGCCTCAACATCGGCTGCATTCCCACCAAGGCGCTGCTGAAAAGCGCCGAAATGGTGGCCGAAGCGCGCAACCTGGAAGCCTACGGCCTGAAGCTCAAGGGCGAGGTGGAGCCCGACTTCGCCAAGGTGATCGAGCGCAGCCGCGCCGTCGCCGACAAAATGAGCAAGGGCGTGGCCTTCCTGATGAAGAAAAACAAGATCGACGTCATCTGGGGCCAGGCCCGCCTGGTGGGCAAGGGTAAGATCGACGTGCAGCCGTCGGTCAACATGGACGGCGAAAAGATCGGCGAGCCGCGTACGGTCGAGGCCACGCACATCATCCTGGCCACCGGAGCCCGCGCCCGTCAGATTCCGGCGCTGCCCGTCGACGGCAAAAAGATCATCACCTACAAGGAAGCCATGCTCCAGAAGGAGCAGCCCAAACGGCTGGTGATCGTCGGGGCCGGCGCCATCGGGGTCGAGTTCGCGTACTTCTACCACCATATGGGCACCGAGGTCACGCTCATCGAACTGATGGACCGCATCGTGCCCGTCGAGGACGCCGAGATCTCGAAGGAGCTGGAACGGGCCTACCGGAAGATGGGCATCAAGGTGATGACCGGGGCCCAGGTGGAGTCGGTCGACACGAAGGGCAAGGAGCTGAAAGTCAAGGTCAAAACGAAAAACGGCGAGGAAATCATCAAGGCCGATCAGGTGCTCTCGGCCGTCGGCGTGGTGGGCAACATCGAAGACCTGGGCCTGGAGGACCTGGGCGTCGAGACGAAGCCCGGCCAGATCGTCGTGGACCAGTTCTATCGGACGAACGTCGAGGGCATCTACGCGATCGGCGACGTGGCCGGACCGCCCTGGCTTGCCCACAAGGCCAGCCACGAAGGCATTCTGTGCGTGGAGAAGATCGCGGGCAAAGAAGTGCAGCCGCTCAACTACAACAACATCCCGGGCTGCACCTACTGCCAGCCGCAGATCGCCTCGGTGGGCTATACCGAGGAGAAGGCCCGCGAGGCCGGCTACGACATCAAGGTGGGTAAATTCCCCTTCACGGCCTCCGGCAAGGCCACGGCCCTGGGCCACACGGAAGGCTTCGTGAAGGTGATCTTCGACGCGAAGTACGGCGAGTTCCTCGGCTGCCACATCATCGGCCACGACGCCACCGAACTGATCGCCGAGGCCGTCACGGCGCGGACGCTGGAGACCACCTACCACGAAATCATCGAATCCATCCATCCGCACCCGACGCTCTCGGAAGCGATCATGGAGGCTGCCCGCGCCGCCATCGGCGAGCCGATTAACATCTGA
- a CDS encoding tetratricopeptide repeat protein, whose product MSWQSRLMAWIGLLIVVGTAHGQYMLPDTIRAQQLLVRSLTYLEVGQPDEAIPLLEEALSLVPEEPALLSALAQAHRQQHDLNAARFYAEKACRQAPQEVSYCHEWLDVLEASGESSALQEAVRFIRQHHPDDPVVLRWQARWAHQHGDLVTARQLYEQLRDRYGADTSLHRTLWPLQLATGDTLAALQTLEALLPFDADNPELWRTAGFLYFRQGSLEKARWALERALRLAPEDTAAARLLARLKPHPTTPAALLARARHLIEQRPEDPQARQEARALLQDLLRRDSTHVEALRLLARLYRDERPDWSAELLTRSLQYDPRDLSVWIDAAHTWLAAGMPRRSAQVAEEALFLFPDQPPLLRLAAYAYLSLGRPDAALPYVETLLTLLPEWPEHTPEEAAELHALQGHLLARLERSEAAREACRQARRLDDRSAAVRLHCAVVDWLAGGPQEATLQEAQATLPDPPEPWMPETLGWLYLQAGRPELARAVLQQALQTGHAGPLTYAYLGEALARLGHLDEARRIWQEALRKDPDNAYLHHLLTTH is encoded by the coding sequence ATGAGCTGGCAATCCAGATTGATGGCATGGATCGGGCTGCTGATCGTCGTCGGTACAGCCCATGGCCAGTACATGCTGCCCGATACGATCCGGGCGCAGCAGCTGCTGGTGCGGAGCCTGACCTATCTGGAAGTCGGCCAGCCGGACGAGGCCATTCCGCTGCTGGAGGAAGCTCTGTCGCTTGTCCCTGAAGAGCCGGCGCTGCTGAGCGCGCTGGCGCAGGCCCATCGCCAGCAGCACGACCTGAACGCGGCCCGCTTCTACGCCGAAAAAGCCTGCCGACAGGCCCCGCAGGAGGTCAGCTACTGCCACGAATGGCTCGACGTGCTGGAAGCCTCCGGCGAAAGCTCGGCGCTGCAGGAAGCCGTTCGCTTCATTCGACAGCACCACCCTGATGATCCGGTCGTGCTTCGCTGGCAGGCCCGGTGGGCCCACCAGCACGGCGATCTTGTAACCGCACGTCAGCTCTACGAGCAGTTGCGCGACCGCTACGGCGCCGACACCAGCCTGCACCGGACGCTCTGGCCGCTGCAACTGGCCACCGGCGACACGCTGGCCGCGCTGCAGACGCTGGAAGCCCTGCTCCCCTTCGACGCAGACAACCCCGAGCTGTGGCGCACGGCAGGTTTTCTGTATTTCCGTCAGGGTTCACTGGAAAAGGCCCGCTGGGCACTGGAACGCGCGCTCCGCCTGGCGCCGGAAGACACGGCCGCCGCCCGCCTGCTGGCCCGACTGAAGCCGCACCCCACCACACCGGCAGCCCTGCTGGCCCGCGCCCGTCACCTGATCGAACAGCGGCCGGAAGACCCGCAGGCCCGCCAGGAGGCACGCGCCCTGCTGCAGGACCTGTTGCGTCGGGACTCGACGCACGTCGAGGCGTTGCGCCTGCTGGCTCGGCTCTACCGCGACGAACGCCCGGACTGGTCTGCCGAGCTGCTCACCCGGAGCCTGCAATACGATCCGCGCGACCTTTCGGTCTGGATCGATGCTGCCCACACCTGGCTGGCGGCCGGTATGCCCCGACGCAGCGCACAGGTGGCCGAAGAAGCCCTGTTTCTCTTTCCGGATCAGCCGCCGCTGTTGCGTCTGGCCGCTTACGCGTACCTGTCGCTCGGCAGACCGGATGCCGCGCTCCCCTACGTGGAAACGCTCCTGACGCTGCTGCCCGAGTGGCCCGAGCATACCCCGGAAGAAGCGGCCGAGCTTCACGCATTGCAGGGGCATCTACTGGCCCGCCTGGAGCGCTCCGAGGCTGCCCGCGAAGCCTGCCGACAGGCGCGACGCCTGGACGATCGCTCCGCGGCCGTACGCCTCCATTGCGCCGTGGTGGACTGGCTGGCGGGGGGACCGCAGGAGGCCACGCTGCAGGAAGCACAGGCCACTCTGCCCGATCCCCCCGAACCCTGGATGCCGGAAACGCTCGGCTGGCTGTATCTGCAGGCCGGACGGCCCGAGCTGGCCCGTGCGGTGCTGCAACAGGCCCTGCAAACCGGCCACGCCGGTCCGCTTACCTACGCCTATCTGGGCGAGGCCCTGGCCCGGCTGGGCCATCTGGACGAAGCCCGGCGCATCTGGCAGGAAGCCCTCCGGAAAGACCCGGACAACGCCTACCTTCATCACCTGCTGACCACCCACTGA
- a CDS encoding murein hydrolase activator EnvC family protein encodes MRRLLLCLLLTTSAGTALAQQDRTEIERRLQALREQIRQEEARLAETAEAEQATLQTLESIERQIAIRRELIRSYRERLEELARTIDSLQQAARALSQEIEALKAQYRRRALHAYKYGRMHELALLLSAQSINQMLIRARYLSRFARQRQAKLDAIQQATAALEARRQELLAARQETEQLLQEAEAERQRLARLERERRRVIEALRAQRVSLEQSLAQKRQAARELESRIQALLAAERERQRAREAADPSAAVAFAELTGSFEQNRGRLPWPAEGAVVEPFGEVVNPVYGTRTPNPGILIATAPQAEVRAIFDGRVIAIDAMPEYGTYILIQHGEYQTFYSNLSLVYVSVGQEVRAGQVIGRAGTDAEPKRAGVFFSLFRGGQVLNPMPWLRPR; translated from the coding sequence ATGAGGCGTCTGCTGCTCTGCCTGCTGTTGACGACGAGCGCAGGGACGGCCCTGGCCCAGCAGGACCGTACCGAGATCGAACGCCGCCTGCAGGCGCTCCGCGAGCAGATCCGTCAGGAAGAAGCGCGTCTGGCCGAAACGGCCGAGGCCGAGCAGGCCACGCTGCAGACGCTCGAAAGCATCGAACGCCAGATCGCCATCCGTCGCGAACTGATCCGGAGCTACCGGGAACGTCTGGAAGAGCTGGCCCGCACGATCGACTCGCTGCAGCAGGCCGCCCGGGCGCTCAGCCAGGAGATCGAAGCGCTGAAAGCGCAGTATCGCCGCCGGGCGCTGCACGCCTACAAGTACGGTCGCATGCACGAACTGGCCCTGCTGCTCTCGGCGCAGTCCATCAACCAGATGCTCATTCGAGCCCGCTACCTGAGCCGCTTTGCGCGGCAACGACAGGCCAAGCTCGACGCCATCCAGCAGGCGACGGCCGCCCTGGAAGCCCGTCGCCAGGAGCTGCTGGCCGCCCGCCAGGAAACCGAGCAATTGCTGCAGGAGGCCGAGGCCGAGCGGCAACGCCTGGCGCGTCTGGAGCGTGAGCGCCGCCGCGTGATCGAAGCGCTCCGTGCCCAGCGCGTCTCGCTGGAGCAGTCGCTGGCCCAGAAACGACAGGCCGCCCGCGAGCTGGAGTCGCGCATCCAGGCGTTGCTCGCAGCCGAACGGGAGCGGCAACGCGCCCGCGAGGCGGCCGATCCGTCGGCCGCCGTGGCTTTTGCCGAGCTGACCGGTTCGTTCGAGCAGAACCGCGGCCGGCTGCCCTGGCCGGCCGAAGGCGCCGTCGTCGAACCCTTCGGCGAAGTGGTCAACCCCGTTTATGGCACGCGCACGCCCAATCCCGGCATCCTGATCGCCACCGCCCCCCAGGCCGAGGTGCGGGCCATCTTCGACGGCCGCGTGATCGCCATCGACGCCATGCCGGAGTACGGCACCTACATCCTCATCCAGCACGGCGAATACCAGACGTTCTACAGCAACCTGTCGCTCGTGTACGTGTCGGTCGGCCAGGAAGTGCGGGCCGGACAGGTTATCGGCCGGGCCGGCACCGACGCCGAACCCAAACGCGCCGGCGTGTTCTTCTCGCTTTTCCGGGGTGGCCAGGTGCTCAATCCTATGCCCTGGCTTCGCCCCCGCTGA
- a CDS encoding cyclase family protein: MRRLALLLLLLGAGCRPQPEAPSPAMLTTLPPPGYEVLDLSYAYDDSTIYWPTAEGFQLRIDHRGYTEAGYYYEANTFCTAEHGGTHIDAPVHFAEGKWSVDEIPLTQLMGPAVVIDVSEKALADRDYQIQVADFEAWEAVHGPIPEGAIVLLRTGYGRFWPDRARYMGTDARGPEAVAQLHFPGLHPDAARWLLENRRPKAVGIDTPSIDYGQSTRFETHQILFAENVPAFENVAHLDRLPPRGALLIALPMKIRRGSGGPLRILALVPSEAS; encoded by the coding sequence ATGCGTCGCCTTGCGCTGCTGCTTCTGCTGCTCGGAGCGGGTTGCCGGCCGCAACCGGAAGCGCCGTCGCCGGCCATGCTGACCACGTTGCCCCCGCCGGGCTATGAGGTGCTCGACCTGAGCTACGCCTACGACGACTCGACGATCTACTGGCCCACGGCCGAAGGCTTTCAGCTCCGCATCGACCACCGGGGCTACACGGAAGCCGGCTACTACTACGAAGCGAACACCTTCTGCACGGCCGAGCACGGTGGCACGCACATCGACGCGCCCGTGCACTTTGCCGAGGGCAAGTGGAGTGTGGACGAGATCCCACTCACGCAGCTCATGGGGCCAGCCGTGGTGATCGACGTGTCGGAAAAAGCGCTGGCCGATCGGGACTACCAGATTCAGGTGGCCGACTTCGAGGCCTGGGAGGCCGTGCACGGACCGATTCCCGAAGGCGCCATCGTGCTGCTCCGCACCGGCTACGGCCGGTTCTGGCCCGATCGCGCGCGCTACATGGGCACCGATGCGCGTGGACCGGAGGCCGTCGCGCAGCTGCACTTCCCCGGCCTGCACCCCGACGCCGCCCGCTGGCTGCTCGAAAACCGCCGGCCTAAAGCCGTAGGCATCGACACGCCCAGCATCGATTACGGCCAGTCCACGCGCTTTGAGACACACCAGATACTCTTTGCCGAGAACGTCCCGGCCTTCGAGAACGTGGCGCACCTGGACCGCCTGCCGCCGCGCGGGGCCCTGCTGATCGCCCTTCCGATGAAAATCCGCCGCGGCAGCGGTGGTCCGCTGCGTATTCTGGCGCTGGTGCCCTCGGAGGCGTCTTAA
- a CDS encoding acyl-CoA dehydrogenase family protein, which yields MSLLSRLKGISAQDRRMIEEIEAMLGPEPEEMGFMKNLFWGRFREDLVFPYPEESKEEREKCDALLAELEAYLKNEHPSILIDQEQYIPDWVLERLFEMGVMGLTIPEEYGGLGLGVTSYNRVLELIGRYCASTAVVVSAHQSIGCKAIMLFGTEEQKRKYLPIVAREKLAAFCLSEPNVGSDAAGQQTRCELSEDGQYYILNGEKKWSTSGALAGVLTVMAKQRLKNPKTGKEEDRVTALIVTPDMEGVDVFEKNRSKAGIRGTWQARIRFTNVKVPRENLLYKEGKGLNVALSCLNYGRCTLSAGVLGGATWAMEQSTKWAQTRYQFGRPLADFEAIQQKIAKMAALTYGMRAMLYMVTGMLDRQDKDIMIETAAAKVFCSQMGWEVIDEAMQIMGGEGYMTENELERVWRDHRIHRIVEGANEVMQSYIFAYGGKQLAEQMLAIKQALGWDRDQSPVENLQRIVSNAFNPRLLKRALPLAAELFLGIRPEAPRIRRVHPSLRPWADRLARLVQQHSHYFKLLSKWEGDAIVTRQAQQARLADNAMYLFALSAALSDMDRQLRKGASGVAFEKDRAAFEHLFDLLEIRIQQNLGLLRRNADESMRRAAQATLRYVDTLPNRDYYIHEASPVAKGTGKPVQKEHIKQFPGDRYVTAGGDGAPAESSAARSEA from the coding sequence ATGTCGTTACTGAGTCGTCTGAAAGGCATCTCGGCGCAGGACCGCCGGATGATCGAAGAAATCGAGGCCATGCTGGGCCCGGAGCCCGAAGAAATGGGCTTCATGAAAAACCTGTTCTGGGGACGTTTTCGGGAAGATCTGGTCTTCCCGTATCCCGAGGAGTCGAAAGAGGAGCGGGAAAAATGTGACGCCCTGCTGGCCGAGCTGGAAGCCTACCTCAAAAACGAACATCCCTCCATTCTGATCGATCAGGAGCAGTACATCCCGGACTGGGTGCTGGAGCGCCTCTTCGAAATGGGTGTGATGGGCCTGACCATCCCCGAGGAGTACGGCGGTCTGGGGCTGGGCGTGACCAGCTACAACCGCGTGCTGGAGCTGATCGGTCGCTACTGCGCCTCGACGGCCGTGGTCGTCTCGGCCCACCAGTCGATCGGGTGTAAGGCCATCATGCTGTTCGGGACCGAGGAGCAGAAGCGGAAATATCTGCCGATCGTCGCCCGGGAGAAACTGGCCGCCTTCTGCCTTTCGGAACCGAACGTGGGCTCGGACGCGGCCGGCCAGCAGACCCGCTGCGAGCTGAGCGAGGACGGCCAGTATTACATCCTGAACGGTGAGAAGAAGTGGTCCACCTCGGGCGCGCTCGCCGGAGTGCTGACCGTGATGGCCAAGCAGCGCCTGAAGAACCCGAAGACCGGCAAGGAAGAAGACCGGGTGACGGCACTGATCGTCACGCCCGACATGGAGGGCGTGGACGTGTTCGAGAAGAACCGCAGCAAGGCCGGCATCCGGGGTACCTGGCAGGCGCGCATCCGCTTCACGAACGTGAAGGTCCCGCGCGAGAACCTGCTCTACAAAGAGGGCAAAGGCCTGAACGTGGCGTTGAGCTGTCTCAACTACGGGCGTTGTACGCTCTCGGCCGGTGTGCTGGGCGGGGCCACCTGGGCCATGGAACAGAGCACGAAGTGGGCGCAGACCCGCTACCAGTTCGGCCGTCCGCTTGCCGACTTCGAGGCCATTCAGCAGAAGATCGCCAAGATGGCGGCCCTGACCTACGGCATGCGGGCCATGCTCTACATGGTCACGGGCATGCTCGACCGTCAGGATAAAGACATTATGATCGAGACGGCCGCTGCCAAGGTCTTCTGCTCGCAGATGGGCTGGGAGGTGATCGACGAGGCGATGCAGATCATGGGCGGCGAGGGCTACATGACCGAAAACGAACTGGAGCGGGTCTGGCGCGACCACCGCATTCATCGCATTGTGGAGGGGGCGAACGAGGTGATGCAGTCCTACATCTTCGCCTATGGCGGTAAGCAGCTTGCCGAGCAGATGCTGGCCATCAAGCAGGCGCTGGGCTGGGATCGCGACCAGTCGCCTGTGGAGAACCTGCAGCGCATTGTCAGTAATGCGTTCAACCCGCGTCTGCTGAAGCGGGCACTGCCGCTGGCGGCCGAGCTGTTTCTCGGCATCCGGCCCGAAGCGCCCCGCATCCGCCGCGTGCACCCGAGCCTTCGCCCCTGGGCCGACCGTCTGGCCCGCCTGGTGCAGCAGCACTCGCACTACTTTAAGCTGTTGAGCAAGTGGGAGGGCGATGCCATCGTGACCCGGCAGGCGCAGCAGGCACGCCTGGCCGACAACGCCATGTACCTGTTCGCGCTGAGCGCGGCGCTGTCGGACATGGACCGCCAGCTCCGCAAAGGCGCCTCCGGTGTGGCCTTCGAAAAGGACCGGGCCGCCTTCGAGCACCTGTTCGACCTGCTGGAAATCCGCATCCAGCAGAACCTGGGTCTGCTGCGGCGCAACGCCGACGAGAGCATGCGTCGGGCCGCACAGGCTACGTTGCGGTACGTCGACACGCTGCCTAACCGCGATTACTATATCCACGAGGCTTCGCCCGTCGCGAAGGGGACGGGCAAGCCCGTGCAGAAAGAGCACATCAAGCAATTCCCTGGCGATCGCTACGTGACGGCGGGCGGCGATGGGGCCCCCGCTGAATCGTCAGCCGCCCGCTCCGAAGCGTAG
- a CDS encoding DUF4292 domain-containing protein, translating to MRPAALLTLLIGLLFLLGGCARGPRLAERPELPERFPYHSAEQIRYRLRLPLDTLRAFTGRASLQVHTPEGTDNLSATIAARRDDTLLIRLSPGWGIEAARLLITPDSVLLHDRIHHRLYFGARTELAVRQLPLLTESDPFLSLLGALYPPPGRWLVTADSGHYYLHDPDGLFRYVVDPARWRVMRYERYDPSGTLVESYRFEAFDRFGQVFLPRRLLLERPAVGVTVRLYYRELALNPPALQFAWNPDARTRRIPFQAMMERP from the coding sequence ATGCGCCCGGCTGCTCTCCTGACATTGCTGATTGGCCTTCTGTTTCTGCTGGGCGGATGTGCCCGTGGGCCGCGCCTCGCCGAGCGTCCCGAACTACCCGAACGCTTTCCCTACCACTCGGCCGAACAGATCCGCTACCGGCTCCGCCTCCCGCTCGACACGCTTCGCGCGTTCACCGGCCGGGCCAGCCTGCAGGTGCACACACCCGAAGGCACCGACAACCTTTCGGCCACCATCGCAGCCCGCCGGGACGACACGCTGCTCATCCGCCTGAGCCCCGGCTGGGGCATCGAAGCGGCCCGGCTGCTGATCACACCCGACAGTGTACTCCTGCACGACCGCATTCATCACCGACTCTACTTCGGTGCCCGTACCGAGCTGGCCGTGCGTCAGCTTCCGCTGCTCACCGAGAGCGATCCGTTCCTGAGCCTGCTGGGCGCGCTGTATCCACCGCCCGGACGCTGGCTCGTCACCGCCGACTCCGGCCATTACTACCTGCACGATCCCGACGGGCTTTTTCGTTATGTAGTGGATCCAGCACGATGGCGGGTGATGCGCTACGAACGCTACGATCCGAGCGGCACGCTTGTTGAGTCGTACCGGTTCGAGGCGTTCGACCGGTTCGGCCAGGTGTTTCTTCCCCGAAGACTGCTGCTCGAACGCCCCGCCGTCGGCGTGACAGTGCGCCTGTACTATCGGGAGCTGGCGCTCAACCCGCCCGCCCTGCAGTTTGCCTGGAATCCGGATGCGCGCACGCGCCGCATTCCGTTTCAAGCCATGATGGAGCGACCATGA
- the pyrF gene encoding orotidine-5'-phosphate decarboxylase produces the protein MTFTDRLRTLQRRKQTVLCVGLDPDPARLPRPLRGESNPATAVRTFLQQIIDATRHVACAYKLNLAFFEALGRDGWPVLEATLQHMPDDVVTIADGKRGDIGSSARFYARAVFELLPFDACTVSPYMGRDAVAPFLEYEGRAAFVLTRTSNPGARDFQERRCDGEPLYLTVARAVARWNQELPGTAGLVVGATDPYALAAVHLACAGLPLLIPGVGAQGGAIEPILQVARRSPVLVNSSRQILYASDRSDFAEAAAREAEALRDQLLEACPS, from the coding sequence ATGACGTTTACCGACCGCCTGCGCACGCTGCAGCGTCGCAAACAGACCGTTCTGTGTGTGGGACTCGATCCGGATCCGGCCCGTCTTCCCCGGCCGCTTCGCGGCGAGTCGAATCCGGCCACGGCCGTGCGTACGTTCCTGCAGCAGATCATCGACGCCACCCGCCACGTGGCCTGCGCCTACAAGCTGAACCTGGCCTTCTTTGAAGCGCTCGGACGCGACGGCTGGCCGGTGCTGGAAGCGACGCTGCAGCACATGCCCGACGACGTCGTGACGATCGCCGACGGCAAGCGAGGCGACATCGGCTCGTCGGCTCGGTTCTACGCGCGCGCCGTGTTCGAGCTGCTGCCGTTCGACGCCTGCACGGTCTCGCCCTACATGGGGCGCGACGCGGTGGCGCCGTTTCTGGAGTACGAGGGACGCGCGGCTTTCGTGCTGACGCGCACATCCAACCCGGGCGCACGCGACTTTCAGGAGCGCCGCTGCGACGGCGAGCCGCTCTACCTGACAGTCGCCCGTGCCGTCGCCCGCTGGAATCAGGAGCTGCCGGGCACGGCCGGTCTGGTGGTAGGCGCGACCGATCCCTATGCCCTGGCCGCCGTCCATCTGGCCTGTGCGGGACTACCGCTGTTGATTCCCGGCGTCGGTGCGCAGGGCGGCGCCATCGAACCCATCCTGCAGGTGGCGCGGCGCAGTCCGGTGCTGGTCAACAGCAGCCGGCAGATCCTCTACGCCTCGGACCGCAGCGATTTTGCCGAAGCAGCCGCCCGCGAGGCCGAAGCGCTTCGCGACCAGTTGCTGGAAGCCTGTCCGAGTTGA
- a CDS encoding DUF2851 family protein, with the protein MHGRPPEALLHDLWAHGLLAARPLRTTAGESVQILHTGEANPEAGPDFLDACLLIDGTRWYGAVELHIRSAEWTAHGHHRDPRYNSVILHVVLEADATTGRLRRADGTPLPELVLAPYLSRPLRELLYAFYRRPRLPLPCAPQWNAVPEAVRTSWLEALGWQRFRERAHNIRQRWQEVPPDQVLYELLLTALGYVPNAEPMRMLAERLPLAVLRTLPTAEDVEAALLGAAGLLEDLHPDRLLTSERCEMLRARFARLQPELNVAPMPTLLWQRGGLRPANRPERRLLQAAAWLAPGGWLRQDPIAPLEAALQQPQPLTALRRLLRPSGTRVAPGRQRLDILLLNAIVPFLLARNASLAPRLISLLQALPPERDRITRRFARSGYLPPDAFFSQALHQLYRKYCQPLRCLQCAIGRYLIDFDADNP; encoded by the coding sequence ATGCACGGGCGCCCTCCCGAAGCGCTGCTGCACGACCTGTGGGCCCACGGGCTGCTGGCCGCCCGGCCGCTCCGGACGACGGCGGGCGAATCGGTGCAGATTCTCCATACCGGCGAGGCCAACCCCGAGGCCGGTCCGGACTTTCTCGACGCCTGTCTGCTGATCGACGGCACGCGCTGGTACGGAGCTGTCGAGCTGCACATCCGCTCCGCCGAATGGACGGCCCACGGCCATCACCGCGACCCGCGCTACAACAGCGTGATCCTGCACGTGGTGCTCGAAGCGGACGCCACCACCGGCCGCCTCCGCCGCGCCGACGGCACGCCGCTGCCCGAACTGGTGCTGGCGCCTTACCTTTCCCGACCGCTCCGGGAATTGCTTTACGCCTTTTACCGGCGTCCGCGTCTGCCGCTGCCCTGCGCCCCGCAGTGGAACGCCGTGCCGGAAGCCGTGCGCACATCCTGGCTCGAAGCGCTGGGCTGGCAACGATTTCGGGAGCGCGCCCACAACATTCGCCAGCGATGGCAGGAAGTCCCGCCCGATCAGGTGCTCTACGAGCTGCTCCTGACCGCACTGGGGTATGTCCCCAATGCCGAGCCCATGCGGATGCTGGCCGAGCGGCTACCGCTGGCCGTGCTGCGTACGCTGCCCACCGCCGAGGACGTCGAGGCGGCCCTGCTGGGCGCGGCCGGCTTGCTGGAAGACCTTCATCCCGATCGGCTGCTTACGAGCGAGCGGTGCGAGATGCTGCGTGCCCGTTTCGCCCGGCTGCAACCGGAACTGAACGTCGCGCCTATGCCTACGCTGCTCTGGCAGCGCGGCGGATTGCGCCCGGCCAATCGTCCCGAGCGCCGTCTGTTGCAGGCGGCCGCCTGGCTGGCACCCGGCGGATGGTTGCGTCAGGATCCGATCGCCCCGCTCGAAGCGGCGCTTCAGCAACCGCAACCGCTAACCGCCCTGCGTCGGCTGCTCCGTCCATCCGGCACACGCGTTGCTCCAGGCCGACAGCGCCTTGACATTCTCTTGCTGAACGCGATCGTGCCCTTTCTGCTGGCACGCAACGCCTCGCTTGCGCCCCGGCTCATCTCGCTGCTGCAAGCCCTGCCTCCCGAGCGGGATCGGATCACCCGTCGCTTTGCCCGGTCGGGTTACCTTCCGCCCGATGCGTTTTTTTCGCAGGCCCTTCACCAGCTCTACCGAAAATATTGCCAGCCATTGCGCTGTCTGCAGTGTGCGATCGGACGCTATCTGATTGATTTTGATGCAGACAATCCGTAG